In one window of Pseudoliparis swirei isolate HS2019 ecotype Mariana Trench chromosome 15, NWPU_hadal_v1, whole genome shotgun sequence DNA:
- the LOC130205692 gene encoding 5-hydroxytryptamine receptor, producing MDTDKLIESIVRALMFLEGILGNNWLALRSLPRHKSAMRTNEILFINLAVSNLITNCLVDLPDTIADFAGRWFLGETFCAVFRFCAGLSEASSIYSTFFISAYWYQKLVGSLKRGGAPVQMDSLRLVGCLLAGSWTVALVFSIPHLFFVAVEGGNESKEDCVEVFPSAAARQTYEIFYLTLANALPLAGIVFASAQIVITLLRNRLRIQGHNSDPAKGENKSTEGSNDQSVSTASAPGASNDPESPELISNGVPASSRPSGEPSGHSSALNKDANTDGAVGAPPNPPRPTQVRAKPSPGSSSQVRAAKSVVAVAGVFLVCWLTHLVLRISNNIQTSPIVLEVASYVAASYTGIIPYIFLYGVKKLSFSCKR from the coding sequence ATGGATACGGACAAGTTGATTGAATCCATCGTCAGAGCGCTCATGTTTCTGGAAGGGATCCTGGGAAACAACTGGCTGGCTCTACGCTCGCTGCCCAGGCACAAATCTGCCATGCGCACCAACGAGATCCTCTTCATCAACCTGGCCGTCTCCAACCTCATCACCAACTGCCTGGTGGACCTTCCCGACACCATCGCAGACTTCGCCGGACGTtggtttttgggggaaacctTTTGTGCCGTGTTTCGTTTTTGCGCCGGCCTCTCCGAAGCCAGCAGCATCTACTCCACCTTCTTCATCAGCGCCTACTGGTACCAGAAGCTCGTCGGCTCCCTGAAGCGCGGCGGCGCTCCGGTGCAGATGGACAGCCTGCGCTTGGTGGGCTGTCTGCTGGCCGGGAGCTGGACGGTGGCGCTGGTCTTCAGCATCCCGCATTTGTTCTTCGTGGCAGTGGAGGGCGGAAACGAGAGCAAAGAAGACTGCGTGGAGGTGTTCCCCAGCGCAGCGGCGAGGCAAACCTACGAGATCTTCTATTTAACCCTGGCCAACGCTCTCCCTCTCGCTGGGATCGTATTTGCCAGCGCCCAGATTGTCATCACTCTGCTCCGAAACAGGCTCCGCATACAGGGTCATAACTCGGACCCGGCGAAGGGCGAAAACAAGAGTACTGAAGGCAGCAACGACCAATCGGTCAGCACTGCGTCTGCTCCGGGCGCCTCAAACGATCCAGAATCGCCAGAACTCATTTCCAACGGCGTGCCGGCTTCTTCGCGTCCAAGCGGAGAGCCGTCAGGTCACAGCTCCGCCCTGAACAAGGATGCAAACACAGACGGCGCAGTCGGAGCTCCACCAAATCCTCCCAGGCCCACCCAGGTGCGGGCAAAGCCGAGTCCGGGCTCCAGCAGCCAGGTGAGGGCGGCCAAGAGCGTGGTGGCCGTGGCCGGCGTGTTCCTGGTCTGCTGGCTGACCCATCTGGTCCTGCGCATCTCCAACAACATCCAAACCTCACCGATTGTGTTGGAGGTGGCCAGCTACGTCGCCGCCTCCTACACCGGCATCATCCCCTACATATTCCTGTACGGCGTGAAAAAGCTTTCTTTCTCGTGCAAAAGGTAG